The Apodemus sylvaticus chromosome 22, mApoSyl1.1, whole genome shotgun sequence genome includes a region encoding these proteins:
- the LOC127673236 gene encoding zinc finger protein 431-like: MMPSSAEPRPPSLSVTPTMMPSIAEPRPPPLSVRPTKTARYTEPSPPALSVTPTVTPSSAEPRPPPMSDAVTFDDVHVNFTEEEWNLLDPSQKNLYRDVMLETYLNLKAIGYNWEDHHLEEHFQSSSRHERHKRTNTGEKTSECNQCGKAFARPSDLQRHKLTHTGEKPYECNQCGKAFARPSHLQYHKRTHTGEKPYECNQCGKAFSHHSNLQRHKLTHTGEKPYECNKCDKAFAGHSDLQNHKRTHIGEK; this comes from the exons atgatgCCCAGTAGTGCTGAGCCCCGCCCTCCTTCCctgtcagtgacgcccacaatgatgCCCAGTATCGctgagccccgcccacctccCCTGTCAGTGAGGCCCACAAAGACTGCCAGGTACACTGAGCCCAGCCCACCTGCTCTGTCAGTgacgcccacagtgacacccaGTAGCGCTGAGCCACGCCCACCTCCAAtgtca gatgcagtgacttttgatgatgtgcatgtaaacttcactgaggaagagtggaatttgctggatccttctcaGAAGAATCTCTACAGAGATGTGATGTtagaaacctacctgaacctcaaagctatcg gctataattgggaagaccatcaccttgaagaacattttcaaagtagttcaagacatgaaag acataaaagaacaaataCGGGAGAGAAAACTtctgaatgtaatcaatgtggtaaagcctttgcaagaccgagtgatctccaaagacataaactgacacatactggagagaaaccttatgaatgtaatcaatgtggtaaagcctttgcaagacccagtcatctgcagtatcataaaagaacacacactggagagaaaccttatgaatgtaatcaatgtggtaaagccttttcacatcacagtaatctccaaagacataaactgacacatactggagagaaaccttatgaatgtaacaaatgtgataaagcctttgcaggtcacagtgatctccaaaatcataaaagaacacatattggagagaaa